AGAACTCTTCTTCCAGCTCAGCAACAGTTCTTGACGTTTTAGATGGTTGTTAGATCAGTGATGACTAGAACATGAGCAATTAGAACCCCAATCATATCGCAGTTTTAGATGGTTGTTAGATCAGTGATGACTAGAACTCATAAAGATGGCTACAAGTTAGTACATAAGTTTTAGATGGTTGTTAGATCAGTGATGACTAGAACACGAAAAAGCATTTTATCAAGATGAATTAAGTTTTAGATGGTTGTTAGATCAGTGATGACTAGAACAGTTTTGAAGGTATATCCGCAATCATATCGGTTTTAGATGGTTGTTAGATCAGTGATGACTAGAACGTCTGAAGCATATATTATAGCCAACGGGCGGTTTTAGATGGTTGTTAGATCAGTGATGACTAGAACTCATTTTCAATGATATAAACGGTGTTCGGCGTTTTAGATGGTTGTTAGATCAGTGATGACTAGAACAAGCAAAAATGTTTTAACAGTATCAGTCGTGTTTTAGATGGTTGTTAGATCAGTGATGACTAGAACTTACTGTTTTTAGATAACGCATCATAATCTGTTTTAGATGGTTGTTAGATCAGTGATGACTAGAACAAAATACGCAGCAAAGACGTGTTAATTTCAGTTTTAGATGGTTGTTAGATCAGTGATGACTAGAACTGAATTCAACGTCATTAATTGACATCCAGCGTTTTAGATGGTTGTTAGATCAGTGATGACTAGAACCATCCCCCTTCAACCCGTAAATTACGACATGTTTTAGATGGTTGTTAGATCAGTGATGACTAGAACTGCGTTTTGTCCAGTTGTGCCAAACACGTTGTTTTAGATGGTTGTTAGATCAGTGATGACTAGAACACGTTTTACCACGTCAACAAATGACAATTAGTTTTAGATGGTTGTTAGATCAGTGATGACTAGAACAAGTGTTATACTTTAGATAGTAAAAGATAAGTTTTAGATGGTTGTTAGATCAGTGATGACTAGAACAATTTTGTTAAGGTTATTCAAAAAGATACAGTTTTAGATGGTTGTTAGATCAGTGATGACTAGAACTTGATAATAAAGATTATGAAAAATTGACCTGTTTTAGATGGTTGTTAGATCAGTGATGACTAGAACTGTATCAAGTAAAACTAATTAACGATAACAGTTTTAGATGGTTGTTAGATCAGTGATGACTAGAACTGCAGCAGTTAATGCTGTTTTAATTCTGTTGTTTTAGATGGTTGTTAGATCAGTGATGACTAGAACTAGATGGAAGCGTGGTCAGCAGAGACTTTTGTTTTAGATGGTTGTTAGATCAGTGATGACTAGAACTAATGTGGTGGTTTCATTTTTATCTGCTCCGTTTTAGATGGTTGTTAGATCAGTGATGACTAGAACGTCTCTCTATCCCTTTTCGACTCTAATAATGTTTTAGATGGTTATTAGATCAGTGATGACTAGAACGGCGTAAGTCGCACAAGGACAATACTTTTGGTTTTAGATGGTTGTTAGATTAGTGATGACTAGAACTTTTACTAAAACAAGAATGATACAATACAGGTTTTAGATGGTTGCTAGATCAGTGACGACTAGAGTTAAAAATTCATCTATCAATAAAGTTGGCTTTAGCTTGCCTTTATTGAGCCAGAGCTGTAGGCTTTTTATGACAATTTTGGACGCACAATTTCAGGAAGTAGCGAGTTCACGCCCTCTTTACTGGCAGCAATTTCAGAGATTGTTTGCCCAGAGCTTTACGCGGCCTGCTTGCCTATGTGAATTAACTAATTTTACTCAATAAAAAAAGCACATCGTTTGTGATGTGCTTTTTTAGTGCATTTACATATAACTAGCTGTGAGCTGTTTTTACCCATGAATCATTCCCTTTTAATTGGCGAATTATGGCGCGATAGGGGATAAAGGCTAGCACCCAGCGATAAAAGGCAAAGCTAAAGATTATTCTAAAAATTATTAAGCGATTTTTAGGTGGCTCTAAATTCGATTCGTGCCATTGTTTTTCAATCATTAACGTATTGACCAGGTTTTCTGTGAATAATAATGTGAAAATAATTGCTAAACCAATTAATGGCCGATAGAAAGCGTAAAAAATCAAAACGGAAACCGAAATAATTGATGATGGCACAACTATGATGGATAGATATGGCACCATTAAGAAAAAAATGATGAAAGTTTTAACAATTGTCTGAAGATGTTTGGCTTTCATTATTGCTCCGCCATAAATCTTAAGGCATTGCAGGCCACCTTGGCACCAGCGAGTCCGCTGCCGGATAAGTTTTCTTAAGTTAGAAACACCTTCTTGCTTAACACTGACAGTATTTAAGAAAGTGCCATAATAGCCTTTCAGCAATCCCTTGAGTGAGAACTCACAGTCTTCAAGCAGGGAGGAAGACCAGCCAACATTTTTGGCCATTTTTAACGTAACGAACTGACCGTTGCCAGAAGCCAGAGCTGATCCCCAATTTGTTCGTGCCATTTGCAATAGTGCATTATAAATGGAAAATTCAAAATTTTGCATTATTGTCAGGTTATCAACAGTGTTATAAACGTCAACACGCGTTTGAACAAGGTCGTAAAAGGAATTTTGAAAGGTAGCAACGACCTCTCTTAAGTAATCAGAATCAAAGTGACTATCCGCATCAATAATGCCAATAAGTGTCTTGCCAAGGGAATAATTCATTTGAATAATTTGATTGACGGTATATTCTAAAGCTGGTCCTTTCCCAATCTGTGCGTTTGGTTTAACACGGTGAATAACGTGTAAATTAGCGTGATGTGACCATTTATCAAGTAATTCCGTTGTGCCATCACTAGAATCATCATCGATAAATACTAGCTCTAAATTGATAAAATTCTTACATTGATTGTGTAATTTAACCAGATATGGCAAATCTCGCTTTAGCGTTGCGAATTCATTCATAGCAGGAATTAACAATAGCAAGGTGGTAAAATTCCGCGAGCTACCATAATATTTTTCTTGCCTAATTTTTTTACTAAATGATAAATAGAGGCTGAAAATAAAGTCGAAAACAAAGGCACAGCCATTGACAATAAGCATAACCGTGATAAAAACATTCATTTCATCATCCCTAGAGTTTATTAATTACTGTTTACAAATCTATAAAAACTAATTAAATATATAATAACGCTATTACATATTTGATTACGAAATCACATCTATACAAATACTACACACTCTTATTATAAAATAAATTTAATATATTTGTAACGCTTATTTGGTAATAGTTTATTCACTGTTTAAGTAACTAAAAATCATCGAATAATAAAATAACTAATAGCAAAAATTCATTTATAATTTTTATTTATTTAAGTAGACTAAAAGGAAACAAAACATAGTATTTTATAAACTCTGAAATTGACTAAACAAATAAATTGATATAGTTAAAAAACATTTTTGGCAAAACAAAAAGCAAGCTAAATTTTGCTTGCTTTTTCATATACTATATATTTTTTTGCTTTGACAACTATTTACCAGCGAAGGAATTATCTTCAACTTGACGAATAAAGTCAGCTAAATGTTTGTAATAAACAGCAGGATTATCAACCATGTGGTGGTGGCCGCCGTCAGGCGTAGTAACCAAACGCGAATTAGGAATTTCCTTTTGCATAATTTTAGCAGTAGCAATCGGCATGGTTTCTTCTTCACCAAAGGTAATTAAAGTCGGCACCTTAATATTCTTTAATTGGTCTCTAAAATGCCAATCTTTCAACTTCCCGGTAATGACAAATTCATTATCCCCTTGGAAGGCATGGTAAACTTCGCTGCCACCGATATCATTTAGGTGGTAAAGCTTAGAAGGCTGCTTACGGTCGACAAAATTAATGTTGAGAATATTGACATCTTCTTGATAGCGTTTGTTGTCATAGTCATCGTTTTGTTCGCATTGATGCATAAAGTCGATTTCCGTTTGTGGTAAGACTTCTTGACGGCGCCGATTAACAGCCTTTACGTAGTCGTCAATGTCATCGACCATTGATGAGATGATTGCCCCTTTTAGGTGTTGGCCGTATTTAACGGCATATTCTTGAACTAACAGGCCACCCCAGCTTTGCCCAATTAAATAAAAGTTATCTAATCCGAGCTTTTCGCGCACTTCGTCTACTTCATCTAAAAAGTAGTCATAAGTTAAATATTTGCTTGCGATTTCTGGGTCAGAATAATCTGGCTGATCTGAATAAAGGGAGCCCAGTTGGTCGTACATTGTTACTTGTACATCCAAGCCCTGTTTTTTTAATTGCTCGGCTGTGTCTTCCCAGTATTCATGATTGCCACCAGGACCGCCATGTAGGCATAGTAAGTGAATATCACCATGTCCTTGAGTATTTGTCCACAAGTGATAACCATTGTCTAAAGTAATGATTTTG
This genomic window from Lactobacillus panisapium contains:
- a CDS encoding glycosyltransferase family 2 protein, with protein sequence MNVFITVMLIVNGCAFVFDFIFSLYLSFSKKIRQEKYYGSSRNFTTLLLLIPAMNEFATLKRDLPYLVKLHNQCKNFINLELVFIDDDSSDGTTELLDKWSHHANLHVIHRVKPNAQIGKGPALEYTVNQIIQMNYSLGKTLIGIIDADSHFDSDYLREVVATFQNSFYDLVQTRVDVYNTVDNLTIMQNFEFSIYNALLQMARTNWGSALASGNGQFVTLKMAKNVGWSSSLLEDCEFSLKGLLKGYYGTFLNTVSVKQEGVSNLRKLIRQRTRWCQGGLQCLKIYGGAIMKAKHLQTIVKTFIIFFLMVPYLSIIVVPSSIISVSVLIFYAFYRPLIGLAIIFTLLFTENLVNTLMIEKQWHESNLEPPKNRLIIFRIIFSFAFYRWVLAFIPYRAIIRQLKGNDSWVKTAHS
- a CDS encoding proline-specific peptidase family protein; this encodes MKTGSKIITLDNGYHLWTNTQGHGDIHLLCLHGGPGGNHEYWEDTAEQLKKQGLDVQVTMYDQLGSLYSDQPDYSDPEIASKYLTYDYFLDEVDEVREKLGLDNFYLIGQSWGGLLVQEYAVKYGQHLKGAIISSMVDDIDDYVKAVNRRRQEVLPQTEIDFMHQCEQNDDYDNKRYQEDVNILNINFVDRKQPSKLYHLNDIGGSEVYHAFQGDNEFVITGKLKDWHFRDQLKNIKVPTLITFGEEETMPIATAKIMQKEIPNSRLVTTPDGGHHHMVDNPAVYYKHLADFIRQVEDNSFAGK